Proteins encoded together in one Pseudomonas sp. Seg1 window:
- a CDS encoding VWA domain-containing protein → MDNGRQGKRHAARSGAVNWPGTLLNGRPQSREDLLFQLRTRSPHELWLVIVDASASTRRHQALRDAKGLLAQLFDDAYRQRARLALLTASGAAPKWQVQGLKASSGLRVWLDALGAGGGTPLLAALAQAQQWLTVRRKRFPAEQQRLLVVTDGRLKAWSGLPTLDCPGLLIDIERGPIRLGRARDLAGALAADYRHIDDL, encoded by the coding sequence TTGGATAACGGACGCCAGGGCAAACGTCATGCGGCTCGCAGTGGCGCGGTGAACTGGCCGGGAACGCTGCTTAACGGCCGCCCGCAAAGCCGGGAAGATCTGTTGTTTCAACTGCGCACTCGTTCGCCCCATGAGTTGTGGCTGGTGATCGTCGATGCTTCTGCCTCGACGCGCCGCCATCAGGCGCTGCGCGATGCCAAAGGCCTGCTCGCGCAACTGTTTGATGACGCCTATCGCCAGCGTGCGCGGCTGGCGTTACTGACCGCCAGTGGCGCGGCGCCGAAGTGGCAGGTGCAGGGCTTGAAGGCGTCCAGCGGTTTGCGTGTCTGGCTCGATGCTTTGGGCGCGGGGGGCGGAACGCCGTTGCTCGCGGCACTGGCGCAGGCGCAGCAATGGCTGACGGTGCGGCGCAAGCGTTTTCCGGCCGAGCAGCAACGCTTGCTGGTGGTCACGGACGGGCGTTTGAAAGCCTGGTCAGGCTTGCCGACGCTGGATTGTCCGGGTCTGTTGATCGATATCGAACGCGGGCCGATTCGCTTGGGCCGAGCGCGGGATCTGGCGGGGGCGTTAGCAGCGGATTATCGGCACATCGACGACCTCTGA